AGCATCGTAAATCACGCCGTAATAACTGACCGAAACTTTATTGTCCTGAGTTCCTAGTTGCAAACCGTACTCAGAATAGGGTTCACTTGCAGTCCCTGCATGCAAAAGAGTCAAAGAATCGTCAGCACTCGTTATGGAAATGCGCAGATCTTTGTGTAGCAGAAAGCTTAGTTTGCGAGGAGAATCTTTCGGAAAAGTGAGTGTGTCCTCCGCTTTCATCATCTTCAATCCTGGATAAATCTCCACCTGCATTTTGTGATGCAAAGGAGCGGAATGAGACTGCATGGAGACAAGCAAAATAAAAAGAAGGCCGATCACAATCATCAACTTGTGAAGAGCTTGCGCTTTGGTCATGAATTACCTCTAAAACGAGGACCATTTCTACGCCCGCTCCAGAGGGAGGTCAAAGGGTATTCGGTGGGTTATGTGGAGCTTCTGTGTGATTAAACAAAAGTTGAATTTTCTTCCACTTTTCGCAAGGCGGAGCCTCGATCGAAACCGCCTCGCCACTCCACGGATGAGTGAACTCTAAGCGTAGAGCTTTAAGGCATAACCCCTCAATTCCTATATGGTTTCTAAAGAATCGATTGTGGTGAGAGTCGCCATGAACGGCGTCACCTAAAAGAGGGTGAGAGATGCGATTGAAGTGACGGCGGATCTGATGATAGCGACCCGTGTGAGGAGTGACCTCCACCCAGGAGTAGCGAGCTGTAGGAAATTTTTTCCCGACGGCCACGGGAAACTCCACGGTGCCTAAGCGTTTAAAGCTGGTTCGCGCTTCGACAAGATCCCCGGTGGAATCCAGTTCCAGAGGAATTTCGATATCTCCCGCTTCCTCCACATAACCGCGCACAACGGCTTGATATGTTTTGAAAGTGGCGCGTTCGGTAAAGAGCTTACAAAGTTTTCCTGCAGAGGCTGAAGAAAGAGCAAAAAGAAGAACACCACTGGTGCCTGCATCCAGACGATGCACGGGAAACACGTGTTGTTTCATCATTCGACGGGCATGGTAAAGACATATTTTATCTCGCGAAACGCGATGCTGAACATTTTCGTGGGGATGAACGTGAAAGCCGGAAGGTTTGTTCACGGCGATAAAATGTTCATCCTTATACAAAAGCTCCACGAAAAATTCCTAACTAGTTTTGTCCCGCCCAAATGTAGTAAACGCTGCCACCTTTAAGCTGTGTCACAAGAGTGTTGATGTATTTCTCTTCCACAGCGGGGCAGCCCTGACTGCGACCCAAGGGCTTGTATTGTGGATCCACGTACCACGCGCCGTGCACAACGATCGCGCGATCCATGGCTTGGTCATTGGTTTTTTCCAAACCCACCAAACGCATCGAGCGACCATGCTTACCACTGTATTCCGTGCCGGTCACGTACATACCGATCGAGGACATATTAGAACCTTCCACATTGGAAAATTTCTTCGCCATGCCTGTGTGGTTCGGATCTGAGCCTTTTCCATGCGCCACCAAATAACGAGTCACAGCACCGGATTTCATATCCACAACGTACATGCGTTTGTTATTGGAAGACTGAGTAAAGTCGATCACCGTAAGGTAATTTTTATTAACGATTTTATTGTAATAAACATCGTAGTACGTCAGAGCTTTTTCCAAAGCCTTTGTGGGAATTTCTCTTTTTGGGTCGACGTAATCGTATTTAGAAAGATCCGCAAGAGGAGCCGCGTTTTGTGCAAATGCGGGAATGAATAAGAATAAGCTGGTTATAAAAGAGAGCAAAGACGTTGTCATAGTGGCGACTCCGGAAAATGTTTTTGACTGTTGCAAATCAGATCGGAGTCCCTGAGGAGGACTTGACGTCCTTCAGAGTTAAACTAGACTTAAGAGGGAGGCGAAATGCGTTACCGAGCGAACCTGTATAGCGATCTGAATTGTCCATTTTGTTACGCTTTGGAAGAGCGATTGGTGGCTTTGCATCTCAATTCTCTGGTCGAATGGAGAGGCGTTCAGCATTCCCAA
This region of Bdellovibrio sp. BCCA genomic DNA includes:
- a CDS encoding pseudouridine synthase — translated: MELLYKDEHFIAVNKPSGFHVHPHENVQHRVSRDKICLYHARRMMKQHVFPVHRLDAGTSGVLLFALSSASAGKLCKLFTERATFKTYQAVVRGYVEEAGDIEIPLELDSTGDLVEARTSFKRLGTVEFPVAVGKKFPTARYSWVEVTPHTGRYHQIRRHFNRISHPLLGDAVHGDSHHNRFFRNHIGIEGLCLKALRLEFTHPWSGEAVSIEAPPCEKWKKIQLLFNHTEAPHNPPNTL
- a CDS encoding murein L,D-transpeptidase catalytic domain family protein translates to MTTSLLSFITSLFLFIPAFAQNAAPLADLSKYDYVDPKREIPTKALEKALTYYDVYYNKIVNKNYLTVIDFTQSSNNKRMYVVDMKSGAVTRYLVAHGKGSDPNHTGMAKKFSNVEGSNMSSIGMYVTGTEYSGKHGRSMRLVGLEKTNDQAMDRAIVVHGAWYVDPQYKPLGRSQGCPAVEEKYINTLVTQLKGGSVYYIWAGQN